One Mycolicibacterium fortuitum subsp. fortuitum genomic window carries:
- a CDS encoding murein biosynthesis integral membrane protein MurJ, with product MTPPDQPAARPPGPPRIPHATGPMRPAGRAELSDAAVVSRSWGMAFATLISRITGFFRFVLLMALLGGPLTSSFSVANQLPNMVAALVLEATFTAIFVPVLARAERDDADGGTDFVRRLVTLATTLLLVTTVLSVLCAPLLVRLMLGSDPQVNNPLTTAFAYLLLPQVLFYGLSSVFMAILNTRNVFGPPAWAPVVNNVVAIVTLGVFVLVPGELSSDPVEMGTAKLLVLGIGTTLGVVAQAMVLFVAIRAERVSLRPLWGIDDRLKKFGAMASAMVLYVLISQIGLIVGNQIASTAAASGPAIYNYTWLVLMLPFGMIGVTVLTVVMPRLSRNAAADNVPAVLDDFSLATRLTMVTLIPIVAMMTVGGPAIGSALFAYGNFSATDAGYLGMAITLSAFTLVPYALVLLQLRVFYARERPWTPIGIIVVITTVKIIGSIIAPHLTDNPNMVAGYLGLANGLGFVAGAVVGHLLLKANLRPRGGRLLREAVIRTILVTIAASLAASLVAHAADRLVGLDSLTEHFGAAGSLLRLLALGVIMVPIIAGVMLAARIPEAQSALNMVRRRLGRGRHGPLPAAGQVAVQTITPPVGPHPPGPVTYPDQRNSSPTGWPSSPAAAGGGSPAGVAGAGMWKGSPVTDESADGPALDSTSSSGMTTETTKLPRPAADEFHPDVPPAEPAATASDEDAASGEPAAGRSNGATRPATDYGGDPTREPISFAPPHDAALESADDDVHLIPGATIADGRYRLLVFHGGPPHLQFWQALDTALDRQVALTFVDPDATMSDAQVQEILSRTLKLSRIDVPGIARVLDVAHSGSGGLIVSEWIRGGSLAEVADTSPSPIGGARAIQSLAAAAEAAHRAGVALSIDHPSRVRVSIEGDVALAFPATMPDATPDDDIRGIGAALYALLVNRWPLPESGSRSGLEPAALDPAGQPVEPRAVDRDIPFQISAAAARAVQPGGGIRSAPTLLNLLQQATAIADRTELMGSVEETPAPAAPVRAHETPEEHEAAEARRRKGVIIGVSVGAAIILVALLVLASVLNSIFGDVGGGLNRDELGLNAPSASGEQTQDNSSTATGSTVKPVRATVFSPEGEADSPATAGQAIDGNASTAWSTDTYSDPAPFPGFKNGVGLMLQLPQPTVIGSVTLNVTSTGTSVQIRSAQSASPSSLSDTTELTPTTPLKPGSNTISVNKASSTSYVLVWISTLGTVDGKSRTDISEITLKAAS from the coding sequence ATGACCCCGCCCGACCAACCAGCGGCCCGCCCACCCGGCCCGCCGAGGATTCCGCACGCGACCGGCCCGATGCGGCCCGCCGGCCGCGCCGAGCTCTCCGACGCCGCAGTGGTGTCGCGGTCGTGGGGCATGGCGTTCGCCACCCTGATCTCCCGCATCACCGGCTTCTTCCGGTTCGTCCTGCTCATGGCGCTGCTCGGCGGCCCCCTGACCAGTTCGTTCTCGGTCGCCAACCAGCTGCCCAACATGGTGGCCGCTCTCGTCCTCGAAGCCACGTTCACCGCGATCTTCGTGCCCGTGCTGGCCCGGGCCGAACGCGACGACGCCGATGGCGGCACCGACTTCGTCCGGCGCCTGGTAACCCTGGCGACCACCCTCCTGCTGGTCACCACCGTGTTGTCGGTGCTGTGCGCCCCCCTGCTGGTGCGCCTCATGCTCGGCAGCGACCCGCAGGTGAACAACCCGCTGACCACGGCGTTCGCCTACCTGCTGCTGCCGCAGGTGTTGTTCTACGGCCTCTCGTCGGTGTTCATGGCGATCCTCAACACCCGCAACGTGTTCGGTCCCCCGGCCTGGGCCCCTGTGGTCAACAACGTGGTGGCGATCGTGACCCTGGGCGTCTTCGTCCTGGTCCCCGGGGAGTTGTCGAGCGACCCGGTCGAGATGGGCACCGCCAAGCTGCTGGTTCTCGGCATCGGCACCACGCTCGGTGTGGTCGCGCAGGCCATGGTGCTGTTCGTGGCGATCCGCGCCGAACGGGTCAGCCTGCGGCCGCTGTGGGGCATCGACGACCGGCTCAAGAAGTTCGGCGCCATGGCCTCGGCGATGGTGCTCTACGTGCTGATCAGCCAGATCGGCCTGATCGTCGGAAACCAGATCGCCAGTACCGCAGCCGCCTCCGGTCCGGCGATCTACAACTACACGTGGCTCGTCCTGATGCTGCCGTTCGGGATGATCGGCGTGACCGTGCTGACCGTGGTGATGCCGCGCCTGAGCCGCAACGCGGCCGCCGACAACGTGCCGGCCGTGCTCGACGACTTCTCGCTGGCGACCCGGCTGACCATGGTGACGCTCATCCCTATCGTCGCGATGATGACCGTCGGCGGCCCCGCCATCGGCAGCGCGCTGTTCGCGTACGGAAACTTCAGTGCCACCGACGCCGGCTACCTCGGCATGGCGATCACCTTGTCGGCCTTCACGCTGGTCCCCTATGCGCTGGTGCTGCTGCAGCTGCGGGTCTTCTACGCCCGGGAGCGGCCGTGGACCCCGATCGGGATCATCGTGGTGATCACCACCGTCAAGATCATCGGTTCGATCATCGCTCCGCATCTCACCGACAACCCCAACATGGTGGCGGGTTACCTGGGCCTGGCCAACGGACTCGGCTTCGTGGCCGGTGCCGTGGTCGGTCACCTGCTGTTGAAGGCCAACCTGCGTCCGCGCGGCGGCCGGCTGCTGCGCGAGGCGGTGATCCGCACCATCCTGGTCACTATCGCTGCATCGTTGGCCGCCAGCCTGGTGGCCCACGCCGCCGACCGGCTGGTGGGGCTGGACTCGCTGACCGAGCATTTCGGCGCTGCGGGTTCGCTGCTGCGCCTGCTCGCCCTCGGCGTGATCATGGTCCCGATCATCGCCGGGGTGATGCTCGCCGCCCGCATTCCGGAGGCGCAGTCGGCGCTGAACATGGTCCGCCGCAGGCTCGGGCGGGGGCGGCACGGCCCGCTCCCAGCCGCCGGACAGGTAGCCGTGCAAACAATTACGCCGCCCGTCGGGCCGCATCCGCCCGGGCCCGTCACGTACCCTGATCAGAGGAATTCTTCTCCCACTGGGTGGCCGTCAAGCCCGGCAGCCGCCGGAGGCGGGAGTCCGGCAGGTGTTGCCGGGGCGGGGATGTGGAAAGGATCACCGGTGACCGACGAATCTGCGGACGGCCCGGCACTGGACTCCACGTCGAGTTCCGGGATGACAACCGAGACGACGAAGTTGCCGCGCCCGGCTGCCGACGAGTTCCATCCGGACGTGCCGCCGGCAGAGCCGGCTGCCACCGCGTCGGACGAGGACGCCGCGTCCGGCGAGCCAGCTGCCGGCCGATCGAACGGGGCAACCAGGCCGGCCACCGACTACGGCGGCGACCCGACCCGTGAGCCGATCTCGTTCGCCCCGCCGCACGACGCCGCCCTGGAATCAGCCGACGACGATGTGCACCTCATCCCAGGGGCGACCATCGCCGATGGCCGCTACCGGCTTCTGGTGTTCCACGGCGGGCCGCCGCATCTGCAGTTCTGGCAGGCGCTCGACACAGCGCTCGACCGCCAGGTCGCGCTGACCTTCGTCGATCCGGATGCCACCATGTCCGACGCGCAGGTACAGGAAATTCTTTCCCGCACTCTCAAACTCAGCCGCATCGATGTTCCGGGCATCGCTCGGGTGCTCGACGTGGCCCACAGCGGCTCGGGCGGTCTGATCGTCTCGGAGTGGATCCGCGGCGGTTCGCTGGCAGAGGTCGCCGACACCTCGCCCTCCCCGATCGGCGGGGCCAGGGCCATCCAATCGCTGGCCGCAGCCGCCGAGGCCGCCCACCGCGCCGGCGTGGCCCTGTCCATCGATCACCCCAGCCGGGTGCGGGTCAGCATCGAAGGCGATGTGGCACTGGCCTTCCCGGCCACCATGCCCGACGCCACGCCCGACGACGACATCCGCGGGATCGGCGCCGCGCTGTACGCACTGCTGGTCAACCGTTGGCCGCTCCCGGAATCAGGATCTCGCAGTGGGCTGGAGCCCGCCGCGCTCGATCCGGCCGGCCAGCCGGTGGAGCCACGTGCCGTCGACCGCGACATCCCGTTCCAGATCTCGGCGGCAGCCGCGCGAGCCGTCCAGCCCGGTGGTGGGATTCGCAGCGCCCCAACCCTTTTGAACCTGTTGCAGCAAGCCACCGCGATCGCCGACCGCACCGAGCTGATGGGTTCGGTCGAGGAGACACCCGCCCCGGCGGCCCCGGTTCGCGCGCACGAGACACCCGAGGAACACGAGGCGGCCGAGGCCCGCCGCCGCAAGGGCGTGATCATCGGGGTGAGTGTGGGCGCCGCGATCATCCTGGTGGCGCTGCTGGTGCTGGCCTCCGTGCTCAACAGCATCTTCGGCGATGTCGGAGGCGGCCTCAACCGTGATGAGCTCGGTCTGAACGCCCCGTCGGCCAGCGGCGAACAGACTCAGGACAATTCCTCGACCGCCACCGGCAGCACCGTCAAACCTGTTCGGGCGACGGTGTTTTCGCCTGAAGGTGAAGCTGATTCACCGGCTACCGCGGGGCAGGCCATCGACGGCAATGCCAGCACGGCGTGGTCCACCGACACGTATTCGGACCCCGCGCCGTTCCCCGGGTTCAAGAACGGCGTCGGTCTGATGCTGCAGTTGCCGCAGCCGACGGTGATCGGATCGGTCACCCTCAACGTGACCAGCACCGGCACCTCGGTACAGATCCGCTCGGCCCAGTCGGCCAGCCCGTCGTCCCTGTCGGACACCACTGAGCTGACCCCGACGACTCCGCTGAAGCCCGGCTCCAACACCATCTCGGTGAACAAGGCCTCGTCGACCTCCTACGTGCTGGTGTGGATCTCGACGCTGGGCACAGTGGACGGCAAGAGCCGCACCGACATCTCCGAGATCACCCTCAAAGCAGCCTCCTGA
- a CDS encoding DUF6049 family protein produces MTAAPAVRRGFSLLAHTVVLVAVLLLFSVWSTAALPVLLPPAAASEPGALPFLQIRIDRVTPNVVTTTSESVLTVTGAVLNVGDRPVRDVDIRMEHAQAVTSSSQLRTDLTGDVDRFEPVADFVTVAPEMERGQSVGFTLSYPLRSEGPGSLHITQPGVYPVLINVNGTPDYGAPAKLDDARFLLPVLGVPPDRPEGNSSDSMSAADTLNSVVPPDTSQPVRMTMLWPLADRPRLAPGAPGGTTPVRLVDDSLAASLAPGGRLDTLLSAADFATGPTVDSGGQLRATLCLAVDPDLLVTVNAMTGGYVVNDGPDTGANTPTRPGTGQEAAVNWLNRLRGLAARLCVAPTNYAQADLTALQKVGDPGLSAIATNGAGDIVDQILGVTSVRGASILGDGPLTRPALDLLAAQGQTVAISATQIAAQDSVTGAPETADVTPLRYRPEVVAAGFDPAVGAALAGAGTDPVAPSYLDPSLEIPVRHDSQTARRQDALGALLWRGLTPTEEPRTQILMPPLVWSLDADDAQAILTAVATTIHAGLAEPRPLSAVIAESNAVPPEPLQPPPPDSLGNPHSSIDDGINSGITAVISRLWGLTAALTTDERTGLTGMQYTAPLREDMLRALSQSVPPEAREGLAEQRLQAVSRSVNDMFGAVTIVNPGGAYTLATERSPLPLALRNDLPVPIRVRLHVDAPPGMTVTDMGEIELPPGYLPLRVPIEVHFTQRVAVDVNLQTTDGLTLGEPVRLSVHSNAYGKVLFFITLSAGAVLVALAGRRLWHRFRGQPDRADLIPPGEHPDPLDVALAFNNDVGNDVGTDTRTDDAPHTPPPPAPATSPDRP; encoded by the coding sequence GTGACCGCCGCCCCGGCGGTGCGCCGAGGGTTCTCCCTCCTGGCGCACACAGTGGTGCTTGTGGCGGTGTTGTTGCTGTTCTCGGTGTGGTCCACCGCCGCGCTGCCGGTGCTGCTGCCGCCCGCGGCCGCGAGCGAACCCGGGGCGCTGCCGTTCCTCCAGATCCGCATCGACCGCGTCACCCCCAACGTCGTCACCACCACCAGCGAATCGGTGCTGACCGTCACCGGGGCCGTGCTCAATGTCGGTGACCGCCCGGTACGGGACGTGGACATCCGCATGGAACATGCGCAGGCCGTGACCTCCTCGAGTCAGTTGCGTACCGATCTCACCGGGGACGTCGACCGGTTCGAGCCCGTGGCCGACTTCGTCACCGTCGCACCCGAGATGGAGCGCGGACAATCCGTGGGCTTCACGCTGTCCTATCCGCTTCGCTCCGAAGGCCCGGGGTCGCTGCACATCACGCAGCCGGGCGTGTACCCCGTGCTGATCAACGTCAACGGCACACCGGATTACGGTGCCCCGGCCAAACTCGACGATGCCCGCTTCCTGCTGCCGGTTCTCGGGGTGCCACCCGACCGGCCCGAGGGCAACTCCTCCGACTCGATGTCGGCGGCCGACACCCTGAACTCGGTCGTGCCGCCGGACACCTCGCAGCCGGTCCGGATGACCATGCTGTGGCCCCTGGCCGACCGGCCCAGGCTGGCGCCGGGCGCCCCCGGCGGCACCACACCCGTGCGGTTGGTCGACGACAGCCTCGCGGCCTCCCTGGCGCCCGGCGGGCGGCTCGACACCCTGCTGTCGGCGGCGGACTTCGCCACCGGCCCCACCGTCGACTCCGGTGGCCAACTGCGCGCCACCCTCTGCCTCGCCGTCGACCCCGACCTGCTGGTCACGGTCAACGCCATGACCGGGGGCTACGTCGTCAACGACGGACCCGACACCGGAGCCAACACCCCCACCCGGCCGGGCACCGGCCAGGAAGCCGCGGTCAACTGGCTGAACCGGCTACGCGGACTGGCCGCGCGGCTGTGCGTCGCGCCGACGAACTATGCGCAGGCCGACCTGACCGCGCTGCAGAAAGTCGGCGATCCAGGGCTGAGTGCGATCGCCACCAACGGCGCCGGTGACATCGTCGATCAGATCCTCGGTGTCACCTCGGTCCGCGGCGCCAGCATCCTCGGCGACGGTCCGCTCACCCGTCCGGCACTGGACCTGCTCGCTGCCCAGGGCCAGACGGTCGCCATCTCCGCCACCCAGATCGCCGCGCAGGATTCGGTGACCGGAGCCCCCGAGACCGCCGATGTCACGCCGCTGCGCTACCGGCCCGAGGTCGTCGCCGCCGGGTTCGACCCGGCGGTGGGTGCCGCCCTGGCCGGTGCGGGCACCGATCCGGTGGCCCCGTCCTATCTCGACCCGTCCCTGGAGATCCCGGTCCGCCACGACTCGCAGACCGCCCGGCGCCAGGATGCGCTGGGAGCGCTGCTGTGGCGCGGGCTCACTCCCACCGAGGAGCCCCGCACCCAGATCCTGATGCCGCCGCTGGTGTGGTCGCTGGACGCCGACGACGCCCAGGCCATCCTGACTGCGGTCGCCACCACGATCCATGCCGGGCTGGCAGAGCCGCGGCCGCTGTCCGCGGTGATCGCCGAGAGCAATGCGGTGCCGCCCGAACCGCTGCAACCCCCGCCACCGGACTCGCTCGGCAACCCGCACAGCAGCATCGACGACGGCATCAACAGCGGCATCACCGCCGTGATCAGCCGGCTCTGGGGCCTGACCGCCGCGCTGACCACCGATGAGCGCACCGGGCTGACCGGCATGCAGTACACCGCCCCGCTGCGGGAGGACATGCTGCGGGCGCTCAGTCAGTCCGTACCGCCGGAGGCCCGCGAAGGGCTGGCCGAGCAGCGCCTGCAGGCCGTCAGCCGCAGCGTGAACGACATGTTCGGTGCGGTGACGATCGTCAACCCCGGCGGGGCGTACACGCTGGCCACCGAGCGCAGCCCGCTGCCGCTGGCGTTGCGGAACGACCTTCCGGTGCCGATCCGGGTGCGGCTGCATGTCGACGCGCCGCCCGGCATGACCGTCACCGACATGGGCGAGATCGAGTTGCCGCCGGGCTATCTCCCGCTGCGGGTACCGATCGAGGTGCACTTCACCCAGCGGGTCGCCGTCGACGTCAACCTGCAGACCACCGACGGCCTGACCCTCGGCGAGCCCGTCCGGTTGTCGGTGCATTCCAACGCCTACGGCAAGGTGCTGTTCTTCATCACCCTGTCGGCCGGAGCCGTGCTGGTGGCACTGGCCGGCCGCCGCTTGTGGCACCGCTTCCGCGGCCAGCCCGACCGTGCCGATCTGATCCCGCCCGGCGAACACCCGGATCCGCTCGACGTCGCCCTGGCGTTCAACAATGACGTCGGCAATGACGTCGGCACCGACACCCGCACCGACGATGCGCCCCACACTCCACCTCCACCGGCGCCTGCCACGAGTCCGGACCGGCCCTGA
- the trxB gene encoding thioredoxin-disulfide reductase, translating to MSSSATVHDVIIIGSGPAGYTAAIYAARAQLKPLVFEGTQFGGALMTTTEVENYPGFREGITGPELMDEMREQALRFGADLRMEDVDAVDLTGPVKTVTVGDETHQARAVILAMGAAARHLGVPGEEALTGMGVSTCATCDGFFFRDEDIIVVGGGDSAMEEATFLTRFARSVTLIHRRDEFRASKIMLERARANEKITFLTNTEITQIEGDPKVTGVRLRDTVTGEESKLQVTGVFVAIGHDPRSELVRGQIDLDDEGYVKVIGRTTATTLDGVFAAGDLVDHTYRQAITAAGSGCSAAIDTERWLADND from the coding sequence ATGTCCTCCTCAGCGACGGTCCACGACGTCATCATCATCGGTTCCGGTCCCGCCGGCTACACCGCAGCCATCTACGCTGCCCGCGCCCAGCTCAAGCCGCTGGTGTTCGAGGGCACCCAGTTCGGCGGTGCGCTGATGACCACCACCGAGGTGGAGAACTACCCCGGGTTCCGGGAGGGCATCACCGGCCCCGAGCTGATGGACGAGATGCGTGAGCAGGCGCTGCGCTTCGGCGCGGATCTCCGGATGGAGGACGTCGACGCCGTCGATCTCACCGGGCCGGTGAAGACGGTCACCGTCGGTGACGAGACCCACCAGGCCCGGGCGGTCATCCTGGCCATGGGCGCCGCAGCGCGCCACCTGGGCGTACCCGGCGAAGAAGCGTTGACGGGTATGGGCGTGAGCACCTGTGCCACCTGCGACGGCTTCTTCTTCCGCGACGAGGACATCATCGTGGTCGGCGGCGGCGATTCGGCGATGGAAGAAGCGACATTCCTCACCCGGTTCGCACGTTCGGTGACCCTGATCCACCGCCGCGACGAGTTCCGCGCCTCCAAGATCATGCTCGAGCGCGCCCGCGCCAACGAGAAGATCACCTTCCTGACCAACACCGAGATCACCCAGATCGAGGGCGACCCGAAGGTCACCGGCGTGCGGCTGCGCGACACCGTCACCGGCGAGGAGTCCAAGCTTCAGGTCACCGGCGTGTTCGTGGCAATCGGTCACGACCCGCGCTCGGAGCTGGTGCGTGGTCAGATAGATCTCGATGACGAGGGCTACGTGAAGGTCATCGGCCGCACCACCGCGACGACGCTCGACGGGGTGTTCGCCGCGGGCGATCTGGTCGACCACACCTACCGGCAGGCCATCACCGCGGCGGGCAGTGGCTGTTCGGCAGCCATCGACACCGAGCGTTGGCTCGCCGACAACGACTGA
- a CDS encoding N-acetylmuramoyl-L-alanine amidase encodes MSSLRRGDRGGAVTEIRAALAALGLIDNPDADLSTGRHVALDAFDDELDSAVRAFQQHRGLLVDGIVGEATYRALREASYRLGARTLTHQFGAPMYGDDVATLQARLQDLGFYTGMVDGHFGLQTHNALSSYQREYGLYPDGICGPETLRSLYFLGSRVTGGSPHAIREEELVRRSGPQLSGKHVIIDPGRGGSDHGMIMNGPDGPISEADILWDLASRLEGRMTAIGMETFISRPANRSPLDSERAATANRVGADLMISLRCESQRSPSANGVASFHFGNSHGSVSTIGRNLADFIQREVVARTGLRDCRSHGRTWDLLRLTRMPTVEVDIGYITNPHDRGLLLSTQTRDAIAEGILAAVKRLYLLGKNDRPTGTFTFAELLAHELSVEQASRGA; translated from the coding sequence ATGTCGAGTCTGCGTCGCGGTGACCGTGGCGGAGCAGTCACCGAGATCCGGGCAGCCTTGGCCGCGTTAGGTCTGATCGACAATCCTGACGCCGACCTGAGCACCGGCAGACATGTTGCGCTCGATGCCTTTGACGACGAGTTGGACAGCGCCGTCCGGGCATTTCAGCAGCATCGTGGTCTGTTGGTGGACGGAATCGTCGGGGAGGCCACCTATCGCGCCTTGCGTGAGGCCTCCTACCGGCTCGGCGCCCGCACCCTGACCCATCAGTTCGGTGCGCCCATGTACGGTGACGACGTGGCCACCCTGCAGGCCCGTCTGCAGGACCTCGGTTTCTACACCGGCATGGTCGACGGGCATTTCGGCCTGCAGACCCACAACGCCCTGTCCTCGTACCAGCGTGAGTACGGGCTGTACCCCGACGGCATCTGTGGCCCGGAAACCTTGCGCTCGTTGTACTTCCTGGGTTCGCGGGTGACCGGTGGGTCTCCTCACGCGATCCGGGAGGAAGAGCTGGTACGACGCTCGGGTCCGCAGCTATCGGGTAAGCACGTCATCATCGACCCGGGCCGCGGCGGATCCGATCACGGCATGATCATGAATGGGCCCGACGGCCCGATCAGTGAAGCAGACATCCTGTGGGACTTGGCAAGTCGGCTCGAAGGCCGGATGACCGCGATCGGTATGGAGACGTTCATCTCGCGTCCGGCCAACCGCAGCCCGCTGGATTCCGAACGTGCCGCCACTGCCAACCGGGTCGGCGCCGACCTGATGATCAGCCTGCGTTGTGAGAGTCAGCGCTCCCCTTCTGCCAACGGCGTGGCCTCGTTCCACTTCGGGAATTCCCACGGCTCCGTGTCGACCATCGGCCGCAACCTCGCCGATTTCATTCAGCGAGAAGTGGTGGCCCGTACCGGTTTACGTGACTGCCGGTCGCACGGCCGGACGTGGGATCTGCTGCGGCTGACCCGCATGCCCACCGTCGAGGTGGACATCGGCTACATCACCAACCCGCATGATCGTGGCCTGCTGCTGTCGACCCAGACCCGCGACGCGATCGCCGAGGGCATCCTGGCCGCGGTCAAGCGACTCTATCTGCTCGGCAAGAACGACCGGCCCACAGGTACTTTCACGTTCGCTGAGTTGTTGGCGCATGAGCTTTCGGTTGAACAGGCGAGCCGCGGCGCGTGA
- the sigM gene encoding RNA polymerase sigma factor SigM produces MGRFGGAGKPVTGTTCGADGAAPRSDAELLAAHVAGDRYAFEELVHRHHRQLRRLAFLTSHHHEDADDAVQEALLSAHRTAASFRHDSAVSSWLYRIVVNACLDRVRRSRTQPTSSEYELDHLVQLRDPAGDPAPRVATTIVVERALMQLPLEQRAAVVAVDMQGYSVAETALLLGVAEGTVKSRCSRARHKLAGLLQYFETDERQHAPSAVGRPDPC; encoded by the coding sequence GTGGGAAGGTTCGGGGGAGCCGGTAAGCCGGTCACGGGGACGACGTGCGGGGCAGACGGGGCCGCCCCACGCTCCGACGCCGAACTGCTGGCCGCCCACGTCGCCGGAGACCGGTATGCATTCGAAGAACTGGTCCACCGGCACCACCGCCAATTGCGACGGCTGGCGTTTCTGACCAGCCACCACCATGAAGACGCCGACGACGCCGTACAGGAAGCGTTGTTGTCCGCACATCGCACGGCCGCTTCGTTCCGCCACGACTCGGCAGTCAGCAGCTGGCTGTACCGGATCGTGGTGAACGCATGCCTGGACCGGGTACGCCGGTCACGAACCCAACCCACCTCGTCGGAGTACGAGCTCGATCACCTCGTGCAGCTGCGCGACCCGGCCGGAGACCCGGCGCCCCGAGTGGCGACGACGATCGTGGTGGAACGGGCCCTGATGCAGCTGCCGCTCGAGCAGCGCGCCGCGGTGGTGGCCGTCGACATGCAGGGCTATTCCGTGGCCGAGACGGCGCTGTTGCTCGGGGTCGCGGAAGGGACGGTGAAGAGCCGGTGTTCCCGCGCCAGGCACAAGCTGGCGGGCCTGCTCCAGTACTTTGAAACCGATGAACGGCAGCACGCCCCCAGTGCCGTCGGACGGCCCGATCCCTGCTGA
- the trxA gene encoding thioredoxin yields the protein MSADSATVTVTDDSFSDDVLTSSTPVLVDFWATWCGPCKMVAPVLEEIAGEKAGELRVAKIDVDANPATARDFQVVSIPTLILFKDGAPVKRIVGAKGKAALLRELADAL from the coding sequence ATGAGTGCGGACAGCGCAACAGTTACGGTCACCGACGATTCGTTCTCCGACGACGTTCTGACCAGCAGCACACCGGTACTGGTGGATTTCTGGGCCACCTGGTGCGGGCCGTGCAAGATGGTGGCACCGGTGCTCGAGGAGATCGCGGGCGAGAAGGCCGGCGAACTGCGGGTCGCCAAGATCGACGTGGATGCCAACCCGGCCACCGCACGTGACTTCCAGGTGGTGTCCATCCCGACGCTCATCCTGTTCAAGGACGGCGCACCGGTGAAGCGCATCGTCGGCGCGAAGGGCAAGGCCGCGCTGCTGCGCGAACTCGCCGACGCACTCTGA